In one window of Sulfurimonas sp. DNA:
- a CDS encoding type II secretion system F family protein, whose translation MHFMVTTISLEGKKNVNFMESQSYEDLVKRLQKDKVITLKITPIPHFLSPFVPKAGKKVSPDEVIEMIENLHLVIKSGLPLYQGIMDLADDTDNKRFKDMLLSVASDINNGKSLSMAFEPYKDIMGTMIINLVQIGEDTGQLELTLKRGASFLRRTVALKKKAKSALIYPSFALFAVMGAMLVWMIYVLPQMTTLFKEMDIKLPPLTLFMMALSDFLTNYIVYMLLGIVIFFIIFKIAHKKNERVRWYMDKLLLKIPAIKEIISSFNIAFISEYLKLAIVSGIPIYSALDTLGKNIGNELFKKALSDATYDISRGSQLSAAFLKTKMFTTFMIRMMGVGESSGTLENQLNLVSEHYYEKVDNYAENIGKIIEPVVLIVVGGFMALVMIGLMGPMYDLISKVE comes from the coding sequence ATGCACTTTATGGTTACGACTATATCTTTAGAGGGTAAAAAAAATGTAAATTTTATGGAATCCCAAAGCTATGAGGATTTAGTAAAAAGATTACAAAAAGATAAAGTTATTACTCTGAAGATAACGCCGATTCCTCACTTCTTATCGCCTTTTGTCCCAAAAGCGGGTAAAAAAGTATCTCCCGATGAGGTTATAGAAATGATAGAAAATCTGCATTTAGTTATAAAATCGGGTCTTCCTCTTTATCAAGGCATTATGGATTTAGCCGATGACACGGATAATAAAAGATTTAAAGATATGCTCTTAAGCGTTGCCAGTGATATAAACAACGGAAAATCTCTCTCCATGGCATTTGAACCATACAAAGATATTATGGGAACTATGATTATAAATCTTGTCCAAATCGGTGAAGATACGGGGCAACTTGAACTTACCTTAAAAAGAGGAGCCTCTTTTTTGCGCCGTACCGTCGCTCTAAAGAAAAAGGCAAAGTCGGCGCTAATATATCCATCTTTTGCACTATTCGCCGTTATGGGAGCGATGCTGGTTTGGATGATATATGTGCTTCCTCAAATGACGACACTATTTAAAGAGATGGATATTAAGCTTCCGCCTTTAACACTTTTTATGATGGCATTATCAGATTTTTTAACAAATTATATAGTTTATATGCTTTTAGGCATAGTAATATTTTTTATAATTTTTAAGATAGCCCATAAAAAAAATGAACGGGTTCGTTGGTATATGGATAAGTTGCTTTTAAAAATTCCGGCTATAAAAGAGATAATATCAAGTTTCAATATAGCATTTATATCGGAGTACCTGAAACTGGCAATAGTTTCGGGTATCCCAATATACAGCGCGCTTGATACACTTGGCAAAAATATCGGCAATGAGCTTTTTAAAAAAGCTCTAAGTGATGCTACATATGATATATCAAGAGGTTCTCAACTCTCCGCGGCATTTTTAAAAACCAAAATGTTTACGACATTTATGATAAGAATGATGGGTGTCGGAGAATCATCAGGTACGCTTGAAAATCAATTAAATTTAGTTTCGGAGCACTATTATGAAAAGGTTGATAACTATGCAGAAAATATCGGAAAAATCATCGAACCGGTTGTTCTTATCGTCGTTGGCGGTTTTATGGCTTTAGTTATGATAGGACTTATGGGACCGATGTATGATCTCATATCTAAAGTAGAATGA
- a CDS encoding 3'-5' exonuclease, translating into MFDFISKFKSGSNRKKLKDKNFEFLFEKDLSGEYVVFDTETTGLNPKEDEILSIGAVKIKDNKILTSQTFEVFLQNSKEISSKSIKIHGIRPFDLINAKTTKEGIVEFLNFVGSRPLIGYYLEFDVSMINKYTKPLLGITLPNRMIEVSEIYFDKTISLIPQGNIDLRFDTILKNCGIPNMGVHNAVNDAIMTAMIYLKLTKGKE; encoded by the coding sequence ATGTTTGATTTTATATCCAAGTTTAAGTCCGGCTCAAACCGTAAAAAACTCAAAGATAAAAATTTTGAATTTTTGTTTGAGAAAGATTTAAGCGGAGAGTATGTCGTCTTTGATACGGAGACCACGGGATTAAATCCAAAAGAGGATGAGATACTCTCCATCGGAGCCGTAAAAATAAAAGATAACAAAATCTTAACATCTCAAACTTTTGAAGTTTTTTTACAAAATTCAAAAGAGATAAGTTCAAAAAGTATTAAGATTCACGGGATTCGTCCGTTTGATTTGATAAATGCAAAAACAACAAAGGAGGGCATTGTAGAGTTTTTAAATTTTGTGGGTTCAAGACCACTTATAGGGTATTATTTGGAGTTTGATGTGAGTATGATAAACAAATACACAAAACCGCTCCTTGGAATAACACTCCCTAACAGAATGATTGAAGTTTCAGAAATATACTTTGATAAAACCATTTCACTGATTCCGCAAGGAAATATTGATTTACGGTTTGATACAATCTTAAAAAACTGCGGTATTCCCAATATGGGAGTACACAATGCCGTAAATGATGCAATCATGACGGCTATGATATACTTAAAATTAACCAAAGGAAAAGAATAA
- a CDS encoding response regulator encodes MKKLLLVDDDTALRKQLCFALQMDYEVYEAGNPKEAFEIIKSVNFDIALVDLGLPPYENSHKGGRAVVLELMEKSDAKVIILTGQESREYAKELISIGVFDYLLKPIDIPALISSFKRASFFIDNKSNSDENRVKLSFNADFEDGLKATSDEAQKQLLLAVLKKTNFNINQSAKILNISRENCYYFLKKFGIERPDA; translated from the coding sequence ATGAAAAAATTACTTTTAGTTGATGATGATACTGCTCTAAGAAAACAGTTATGTTTTGCGCTTCAGATGGATTATGAAGTTTATGAAGCAGGCAATCCAAAAGAAGCATTTGAGATTATAAAAAGTGTAAATTTTGACATTGCCCTTGTGGATCTTGGGTTGCCGCCTTATGAAAATAGTCATAAAGGAGGAAGAGCAGTTGTTTTGGAACTTATGGAAAAATCAGATGCCAAGGTAATAATACTTACGGGTCAAGAGAGCAGGGAGTATGCAAAAGAGCTTATAAGCATAGGAGTTTTTGACTATTTACTAAAGCCTATCGATATACCTGCTCTTATCTCTTCGTTTAAAAGAGCCTCTTTTTTTATAGACAATAAATCAAACAGCGATGAAAACAGGGTTAAGCTCTCATTTAATGCAGATTTTGAAGACGGGCTTAAAGCTACTTCCGATGAGGCACAAAAACAGCTGCTTTTGGCAGTTTTGAAAAAAACAAATTTCAATATCAATCAAAGTGCCAAGATCTTAAATATAAGCAGAGAAAACTGTTACTACTTTTTAAAAAAATTCGGTATAGAGAGACCGGATGCTTGA
- a CDS encoding prepilin-type N-terminal cleavage/methylation domain-containing protein, whose translation MRKGFTLVELSIVLIIIGLIIGGVMKGKDMINSAKQKKFMTIFVKGWQVAASGYEDRTGRVLGDGVVNGGTAAAGTAGATDGLRENVDLSTTNSIQAALRAVGLDVPITNTGGGNGTVPDGGSYSIDGKYVSSTIVGNLNSQSINGVVRNVFYMTNVPTDVAMALDTMIDGTQNAGLGDCRISAAANTALTDNAATAWGNAQTTTLVNVTILF comes from the coding sequence ATGAGAAAAGGTTTTACACTTGTAGAGTTATCGATAGTATTGATAATAATAGGTTTGATTATCGGTGGTGTTATGAAAGGCAAGGATATGATAAATAGTGCTAAACAGAAAAAGTTTATGACTATATTTGTTAAAGGCTGGCAAGTGGCGGCAAGCGGATATGAGGATCGTACGGGTAGAGTACTTGGTGATGGTGTCGTGAATGGTGGTACGGCTGCAGCGGGTACAGCAGGCGCAACGGATGGCTTACGCGAAAATGTAGACCTTTCAACTACAAATAGTATTCAAGCGGCTCTTAGGGCTGTCGGGTTGGATGTGCCGATTACAAATACAGGCGGCGGAAATGGTACTGTACCTGACGGCGGGTCATATAGTATTGACGGAAAATATGTATCTTCGACGATTGTAGGAAACCTAAATTCACAGTCGATAAACGGGGTAGTAAGAAATGTATTTTACATGACAAATGTGCCTACGGATGTGGCAATGGCACTTGATACGATGATTGACGGAACTCAAAATGCCGGCTTGGGTGATTGTAGAATAAGTGCTGCAGCTAACACAGCTCTTACTGATAATGCAGCGACAGCATGGGGTAATGCACAAACAACAACGCTTGTGAATGTAACTATTTTATTCTAA
- the acs gene encoding acetate--CoA ligase: protein MNREVFKPNREFSKNARIKNMCEYQELQDFAMRDYEGFWGSYAKEKLEWMVPFTNVLDESNAPFVKWFEGGKLNVSVQCIDRHLNSRKNKAAIIFEGDRGDKQIITYLELYYNVNRFANLLKNEFGVKKGDRVVIYMPMIPEAAYAMLACARIGAIHSIVFGGFSAEALKDRIIDAEVRVVITADGAYRKDKPYMLKPVVDDALKGETPVKKVLVVERNGEDVTWVAGRDYSYNELIKHQGVICEPEVMDAEDPLFLLYTSGSTGKPKGVQHNQAGYILWAQMTMEWVFDVKENDTYWCTADVGWITGHTYIVYGPLAMGATTIMFEGVPTYPDAGRPWKMVEEYKINQFYTAPTAIRVLHKMGEAEPAKYDLSSLKVLGTVGEPIDPPAWKWYYEAIGGGKCAIVDTYWQTETGGHIVSPLPGATPIKPACATFPLPGIMAEILDENGVKAEVGEKGLMCVTRPWPSMIRNIWGDKERFVKSYFGDVKKEGKPVYFTGDGAIYDEEGYITITGRTDDVINVSGHRMGTAEVEAAVKKHPNVAEVAVVGKPHEIKGEGIFAYIVLKSDNGVADEVEEVKAINKVIQKEIGNIALCDDVVFVPGLPKTRSGKIMRRILRSIAKGEAITQDISTLEDPSIVEKIESMIKK, encoded by the coding sequence ATGAACAGAGAAGTTTTTAAACCAAATAGAGAGTTTAGCAAAAATGCTAGAATAAAAAATATGTGTGAGTATCAAGAGTTGCAAGATTTTGCGATGAGAGATTATGAGGGTTTTTGGGGAAGTTACGCAAAAGAGAAGCTTGAATGGATGGTACCTTTTACCAATGTACTTGATGAGAGTAACGCACCGTTTGTAAAGTGGTTTGAGGGCGGAAAGTTAAATGTTTCCGTTCAGTGTATCGACAGACACTTAAATAGCCGTAAAAACAAAGCCGCGATTATTTTCGAGGGCGACAGAGGCGATAAGCAGATTATTACATACTTAGAACTTTACTACAATGTAAACAGATTTGCAAACCTGCTCAAAAATGAGTTTGGCGTTAAAAAAGGCGATCGTGTCGTTATCTATATGCCGATGATTCCAGAAGCGGCTTATGCGATGCTAGCGTGTGCTAGAATCGGTGCTATCCACTCTATCGTATTTGGCGGATTCTCGGCTGAGGCACTAAAAGACAGAATCATCGATGCTGAGGTAAGAGTGGTTATTACGGCAGACGGCGCTTACAGAAAAGATAAACCTTATATGTTAAAGCCGGTGGTAGATGATGCTCTAAAGGGCGAAACTCCTGTTAAAAAAGTTTTGGTTGTTGAGAGAAACGGCGAAGATGTTACTTGGGTTGCAGGAAGAGACTACTCTTACAACGAGCTTATCAAACATCAAGGCGTTATTTGTGAGCCGGAAGTTATGGATGCAGAAGATCCTCTTTTCTTGCTCTATACTTCAGGAAGCACAGGCAAACCAAAAGGCGTTCAGCACAACCAAGCAGGATATATCCTTTGGGCGCAAATGACGATGGAGTGGGTATTTGATGTAAAAGAGAACGATACTTACTGGTGTACTGCCGATGTAGGCTGGATTACGGGACACACTTACATAGTTTACGGGCCTCTTGCAATGGGTGCGACAACTATTATGTTTGAGGGAGTTCCGACTTACCCTGATGCGGGAAGACCTTGGAAAATGGTTGAAGAGTATAAAATCAACCAGTTTTATACTGCTCCGACAGCTATCCGTGTTTTACACAAAATGGGTGAAGCAGAACCGGCAAAATATGATTTATCCAGCTTGAAAGTTTTAGGAACAGTAGGCGAGCCAATCGACCCGCCGGCATGGAAATGGTACTATGAAGCTATCGGCGGTGGCAAATGCGCAATAGTAGATACTTACTGGCAAACAGAAACAGGTGGACATATCGTATCGCCTCTTCCGGGTGCTACACCTATCAAACCTGCATGCGCAACATTCCCTCTTCCTGGAATTATGGCTGAGATTTTAGATGAAAACGGCGTTAAAGCTGAAGTCGGCGAAAAAGGTCTTATGTGTGTAACTCGCCCTTGGCCGTCAATGATAAGAAATATCTGGGGAGATAAAGAGAGATTTGTAAAATCTTACTTCGGAGATGTAAAAAAAGAGGGCAAACCTGTTTACTTTACGGGTGACGGCGCTATCTATGATGAAGAGGGCTACATCACAATCACGGGAAGAACAGATGATGTTATCAATGTTTCAGGTCACAGAATGGGTACGGCTGAAGTTGAAGCAGCCGTTAAAAAACATCCGAATGTAGCTGAAGTTGCAGTTGTCGGCAAACCGCATGAGATAAAAGGCGAAGGCATCTTTGCTTACATCGTTTTAAAATCAGACAACGGCGTAGCAGATGAAGTCGAAGAGGTAAAAGCTATCAACAAAGTTATCCAAAAAGAGATAGGAAATATCGCTCTTTGTGATGATGTAGTGTTCGTTCCAGGCTTACCGAAAACTCGTTCAGGTAAGATTATGAGACGCATCCTTCGCTCAATCGCAAAAGGCGAAGCAATTACTCAAGATATTTCAACTCTTGAAGATCCGAGCATAGTTGAAAAAATAGAGTCTATGATTAAAAAATAG
- a CDS encoding ATP-binding protein, translated as MLEFLYPIMIIIGVTSLGVIFYFSVHLKRILKTLTILLKIQTNSNENIKEYINSIALQLREIGVNDILYKLSYSYSTIVHENTDAKILVKDKVDESMVKGYIALHVNINKGEQKILNKLILRIVTMQIINQIYSKINTANESFKNIAKLQTYMVHDLKNILQFFGAMQYNLQNLKNDEQKSRFVDYLQNSTEPVNRKVNSILSLLKSHSSLTKESDAEVTSLSLAFKEYAEFYGLKCTVEGDAELFAPRSYIETIADNILGNIYDKAILDASITCSIKITKDNDKIYIEISDSGEEFKNPNDVCEPFCTTKDEGIGIGMYQVAGAIKLLNGTIDCKNVNNHPQIVITIPANRFFS; from the coding sequence ATGCTTGAGTTTTTATATCCTATTATGATCATAATAGGGGTAACTTCACTCGGAGTTATATTTTATTTTAGTGTGCATTTGAAGAGAATTTTAAAAACATTGACAATTTTATTGAAAATCCAGACAAACAGCAATGAAAATATCAAAGAATATATAAATTCAATAGCGCTGCAGTTAAGGGAAATAGGCGTAAATGATATACTCTATAAACTCTCATATTCATATAGCACTATTGTTCATGAAAATACAGATGCTAAGATTTTGGTCAAAGATAAGGTAGACGAGAGCATGGTAAAGGGCTACATCGCCTTGCATGTAAATATAAACAAAGGTGAGCAAAAAATCTTAAATAAGTTGATTTTGCGTATCGTAACTATGCAGATCATAAACCAAATTTACTCAAAAATCAACACGGCAAACGAGAGTTTTAAAAATATAGCAAAGCTGCAAACATATATGGTGCATGATTTGAAAAATATTTTGCAATTTTTCGGGGCAATGCAGTATAACTTGCAAAATTTAAAAAATGATGAGCAGAAGAGCCGGTTTGTAGATTATCTGCAAAATAGCACGGAACCTGTAAACAGAAAAGTAAATTCGATTTTATCTCTGTTGAAATCTCATTCAAGTTTGACAAAAGAGAGCGATGCCGAGGTGACTTCTTTGTCTTTGGCATTTAAGGAGTATGCGGAGTTTTATGGACTAAAGTGTACAGTTGAGGGAGATGCCGAACTTTTTGCGCCAAGAAGCTATATCGAGACTATAGCAGATAATATATTAGGAAATATTTACGATAAGGCTATATTGGACGCAAGCATAACATGCAGTATCAAGATAACAAAAGATAATGATAAAATTTATATAGAGATAAGCGACAGCGGCGAGGAGTTTAAAAATCCGAATGATGTTTGTGAACCGTTTTGCACAACTAAAGATGAGGGTATAGGCATAGGAATGTACCAAGTAGCAGGTGCGATAAAACTGCTAAACGGTACGATTGATTGCAAAAATGTCAACAATCATCCGCAAATAGTTATAACGATTCCTGCTAATAGATTTTTTTCATAA
- a CDS encoding GspE/PulE family protein, protein MTENKPIGQLLEELGYINKEQIKVALTAQKASPKFFGEILQELDFVTSGEVAEAIAKQSKLEYINIEHIVPSSEALLLIPQNVAKARNILPISVDDTTLVIATQDVNDIATLDYLRKMSKRDIKYVVGDKKSIARHTEIFYYHLSNPIEAEIAEIVKRALDNAEINVPRLVDLLLNSAIKDRVTDIHISPESSATHIFYRIDGVLQHYYALPIKVHPQIVARIKILSNLDISEQRKPQDGSFSYGFLNETFDLRVSSLPTNYGENIVMRLLGKNASLFSLSHLGLTDKNSAKIEKYFSKPYGIILIVGPTGSGKTTTLYSALRRVNSLKKNVLTIEDPIEYKFSFIKQTQLNEKAGYNFSSAIRAFMRQDPDVMLVGEIRDTETAELAVRASITGHLVLSTLHTNDAIGTIPRLNDLKIPPYLIGSGLLAVIAQRLIRKLCQNCKVPVEKSREELLASGISADILDFYATHSFYDALGCEHCRGTGYSGRQAIVEILEIDKDIEMMITAGSTTQEMLRVAQEKGMHTMKDDGFIKAILGITTIEEIHRVVN, encoded by the coding sequence ATGACAGAAAACAAACCGATCGGTCAGCTTCTCGAAGAGTTAGGTTATATAAACAAGGAGCAGATTAAAGTTGCTCTTACTGCACAAAAGGCAAGCCCTAAGTTTTTTGGAGAGATTCTTCAAGAGTTGGACTTTGTAACATCGGGTGAGGTTGCAGAGGCTATTGCAAAGCAGAGTAAGTTGGAGTATATAAACATAGAGCATATCGTGCCCTCATCCGAAGCACTTTTGTTGATTCCGCAAAATGTGGCAAAGGCAAGAAACATACTCCCTATAAGCGTGGATGATACTACTTTGGTTATTGCTACACAGGATGTTAATGACATCGCAACGCTGGATTATCTTAGAAAAATGTCAAAGAGAGATATAAAGTATGTTGTAGGCGATAAAAAGTCTATTGCCAGACATACGGAGATATTCTACTACCACTTAAGCAATCCCATAGAAGCCGAGATAGCAGAGATTGTAAAAAGAGCACTTGATAATGCAGAAATAAATGTCCCAAGGCTGGTTGATCTTTTGCTAAACAGTGCTATAAAAGATCGCGTTACGGATATCCATATCTCTCCCGAGAGTTCGGCTACGCATATTTTTTACCGCATTGACGGGGTTTTGCAACACTACTACGCACTTCCTATAAAAGTGCACCCTCAGATAGTAGCCCGTATAAAAATATTGAGCAACTTGGATATCTCCGAGCAGAGAAAACCACAAGACGGCTCTTTTAGTTACGGGTTTTTAAATGAGACATTTGATTTGAGGGTATCGTCGCTGCCCACGAACTACGGAGAAAATATAGTAATGAGACTTTTGGGCAAAAATGCATCCCTCTTTAGTTTGTCTCATTTAGGGTTAACCGATAAAAACAGCGCAAAGATAGAGAAGTATTTCTCAAAACCGTACGGTATTATACTTATCGTAGGACCTACGGGAAGCGGAAAAACGACCACGCTATACTCCGCTCTTCGCAGGGTAAACTCACTTAAAAAAAATGTTTTAACCATTGAAGACCCGATTGAGTATAAATTCTCTTTTATAAAACAGACGCAGCTAAACGAAAAAGCCGGTTATAACTTCAGCAGTGCCATCCGTGCGTTTATGCGTCAAGATCCGGATGTTATGCTTGTAGGAGAGATAAGAGATACCGAGACGGCAGAGCTTGCGGTTCGCGCTTCCATAACTGGGCACTTGGTTTTATCTACGCTACATACAAACGATGCCATAGGAACTATTCCAAGACTAAACGACTTAAAGATACCGCCATATCTTATAGGTTCTGGACTTTTGGCGGTAATTGCCCAAAGACTTATAAGAAAGTTGTGTCAAAACTGTAAAGTTCCTGTTGAGAAAAGTCGTGAAGAGCTTTTAGCGTCGGGTATTTCTGCGGATATTTTGGATTTTTACGCGACTCACTCATTTTATGATGCACTCGGCTGTGAACATTGCAGAGGAACGGGATACAGCGGCAGACAGGCAATAGTCGAGATACTTGAAATAGATAAAGATATAGAGATGATGATAACTGCAGGTTCAACTACGCAAGAGATGCTAAGAGTTGCGCAAGAAAAAGGTATGCATACTATGAAAGATGACGGCTTTATCAAAGCGATTTTGGGTATCACAACCATAGAAGAGATACATAGGGTTGTCAACTGA
- a CDS encoding type II secretion system protein: protein MGRRGFTLIELAIALTIIGLMIGGSFKAMRSMSERSRISEAKEQVLGAKNAVMGYAIEYPSLPSVAVFDQNLSPLKGNQADLIMYVPANNLITGDDICAFTTTNLSVTVNNVDGSARPPITNVAFVIAHGSANRNIQTALVGNNIVVHSPSEQNIDDNTTSVNRPEQYDDIVEWMTLTQLQKEVGCIDRPLRFLEDKLPNAKVGVAYPDLSVSSEVKLMVENNISAVTINCNPTSQKGINFVSPNFSGTPTAAGTAAFSCTATEGLPSSRPPITKDFVISIDPYLNKAKDLNCTLDSECASGICVGGICRSGVATDPCIDGGDCQSGLCIGGVCQAGAVTNRCNSGNDCISGFCAGGVCTTGAFGVACDNDGGDCKSGICYNNICSGAIGYSCSSNSHCLSGYCDSNTSVCAITPAGGGGSGGGGSGGGGGGGGGVAPSCSLASSPSVINANGTAALNYTINNGPVSGTFTPASGGCSSFSNSTGGSCTTASLARNTLFALSVTNAYGGGSCNTKVCVARTEYRIYNDTGARQDFMVDGSCRRVNNGSEITTVANRLNSGESITIYSSSNGRCTTAAASITFNQAACADDDADGLVNFSGADR, encoded by the coding sequence ATGGGTAGAAGAGGTTTTACGCTTATAGAGTTGGCTATCGCACTAACTATCATAGGTTTAATGATAGGCGGTTCATTTAAAGCTATGCGGAGTATGAGCGAGAGAAGCAGAATCTCCGAAGCAAAAGAGCAGGTTTTGGGTGCCAAAAATGCGGTTATGGGATATGCTATAGAATATCCGTCTTTGCCGTCTGTTGCAGTGTTTGATCAAAACTTATCGCCTCTTAAAGGCAATCAGGCAGATTTGATAATGTATGTTCCGGCTAATAATTTGATTACCGGTGATGATATATGCGCATTTACTACGACAAATTTGAGTGTAACCGTGAATAATGTTGACGGAAGCGCACGCCCCCCTATAACAAATGTTGCATTTGTTATAGCTCACGGTTCTGCAAACCGTAATATTCAAACGGCACTTGTCGGGAATAATATTGTTGTTCATTCACCTTCGGAACAAAATATTGACGACAATACAACTTCTGTAAATAGACCCGAACAATATGATGATATAGTTGAGTGGATGACGCTAACTCAGTTGCAAAAAGAGGTTGGTTGCATAGATAGACCTTTAAGGTTTTTAGAAGACAAACTTCCAAATGCAAAAGTAGGGGTTGCATATCCTGATTTAAGTGTTTCTTCAGAGGTAAAACTTATGGTTGAAAATAATATTTCGGCTGTAACTATAAACTGTAACCCGACTTCCCAAAAAGGTATAAATTTTGTATCTCCAAACTTTAGCGGAACGCCTACCGCGGCGGGAACGGCTGCATTTAGCTGTACTGCAACGGAAGGTTTACCAAGCAGCAGACCACCTATAACAAAAGATTTTGTTATATCTATAGATCCATATCTAAATAAAGCTAAAGATTTAAATTGTACACTTGACAGTGAATGTGCAAGCGGTATATGTGTAGGCGGTATTTGTCGCTCAGGTGTAGCAACCGATCCTTGTATTGACGGCGGTGATTGTCAAAGCGGACTTTGTATAGGCGGTGTATGTCAAGCAGGTGCAGTTACAAATAGGTGCAATAGCGGGAATGATTGCATAAGCGGTTTTTGTGCAGGTGGGGTTTGCACGACAGGTGCATTTGGTGTAGCTTGTGATAATGATGGTGGTGACTGTAAAAGCGGTATCTGTTACAATAATATATGTAGCGGTGCGATAGGATATAGTTGTAGCAGTAATAGCCATTGTCTAAGCGGATATTGCGACAGCAATACTTCTGTGTGTGCGATTACTCCGGCAGGCGGCGGTGGTTCAGGCGGTGGTGGTTCAGGCGGTGGCGGTGGCGGTGGCGGTGGCGTAGCGCCTTCATGCTCGCTTGCAAGTTCCCCGTCAGTTATCAATGCAAATGGGACAGCAGCTCTCAACTACACCATAAATAATGGTCCTGTCAGCGGAACATTTACTCCGGCAAGCGGAGGTTGTTCGAGCTTTTCAAACTCTACGGGAGGAAGTTGTACGACCGCAAGCCTGGCAAGAAATACACTTTTTGCATTAAGCGTTACCAATGCTTATGGCGGTGGCTCTTGTAATACCAAGGTCTGTGTGGCGAGAACCGAATACAGAATCTATAATGATACAGGTGCAAGACAGGATTTTATGGTAGACGGAAGTTGCAGAAGAGTCAACAATGGCAGCGAAATCACGACAGTGGCTAATCGTCTCAATTCTGGAGAGAGTATCACTATATATTCCAGTTCCAACGGAAGATGCACCACTGCAGCGGCAAGTATTACTTTCAACCAAGCTGCATGTGCAGATGATGATGCGGATGGCTTAGTTAATTTTTCCGGTGCCGATAGATAA
- the pyrF gene encoding orotidine-5'-phosphate decarboxylase, with protein MQLCVALDLPTKQENLDLIHKIKEYPIWLKVGLRSYIRDGEEFLKDIKKINPDFKIFLDLKLYDIPNTMADAAESIMGLGVDMFNVHASAGKRAMKEVMDRLGSYENRPIVLAVTALTSFSEDEFNEVYKGSIAQKADQFAKDAYESGLDGVVCSAYESESIKNITNEKFMTLTPGIRPFGEDAGDQQRVADVAYAKSASVDFIVVGRPIYNSSNPAEIVKKILEQI; from the coding sequence ATGCAACTTTGTGTAGCCCTTGATTTACCTACAAAACAAGAAAATTTAGATTTAATCCACAAAATAAAAGAGTACCCTATCTGGCTAAAAGTCGGTCTTCGTTCATACATCCGCGACGGAGAAGAGTTTTTAAAAGATATAAAAAAGATAAATCCCGACTTTAAGATATTTTTGGACTTAAAACTTTATGACATACCAAACACGATGGCAGACGCCGCAGAGTCTATTATGGGACTCGGCGTTGATATGTTTAATGTTCACGCAAGTGCAGGAAAACGCGCTATGAAAGAGGTTATGGATAGACTTGGTTCATACGAAAACCGCCCTATCGTTTTAGCCGTAACCGCTCTTACATCATTTAGCGAAGATGAGTTTAACGAGGTTTATAAGGGTTCAATCGCACAAAAAGCAGACCAATTTGCTAAAGACGCGTACGAGAGCGGTCTTGACGGCGTTGTCTGCTCTGCCTATGAGAGCGAGTCTATAAAAAATATAACAAATGAAAAGTTTATGACACTCACTCCGGGAATCCGCCCTTTTGGAGAAGATGCAGGTGATCAGCAAAGAGTAGCAGATGTTGCTTACGCAAAGAGTGCTAGTGTTGATTTTATAGTCGTCGGTCGCCCGATTTACAACTCTTCAAATCCGGCAGAAATAGTTAAAAAAATATTAGAGCAAATTTAA